The segment TCGCTGTACCACAGCCCGCCCAGCGGCAGACCCTCCTCGACGAAACTCTTGATCTGGGCATCATCGCTCGCGCGGTGGATCGTCGAGAACCCCGACTCGTCTTTGTCGAGTATCCACACCTCCTTCGGCGAGAGAGCGTCCACGAAGTAAGGCTGGTGCGTCGTCACGAACACCTGGGAGCGTCGTGTCATCGCGTACTCGCGGAACTCCGCCGCCAGCGACTCGAACAGCTTGTGATAGAGCCCGTTCTCCGGCTCTTCCATGCAGAGGAACGGCGGCGGCGTCGGATCCTCCAAGAGCAGCAGGTAGGCGAACATCTTGAGCGTGCCGTCGGACATCTGCTGGGCGTA is part of the Candidatus Poribacteria bacterium genome and harbors:
- a CDS encoding ATPase, which encodes LSYFVPDAARGLPLSGPQKRLNAHGDNLANVVQYMEREHKDRFARILDQIAAKIPGVRKIETERTPDGRVLLKFNDQGYQDPFYAQQMSDGTLKMFAYLLLLEDPTPPPFLCMEEPENGLYHKLFESLAAEFREYAMTRRSQVFVTTHQPYFVDALSPKEVWILDKDESGFSTIHRASDDAQIKSFVEEGLPLGGLWYSDYLDAR